The genomic region GATGACTGGCGGCAGCGAGATCTTTTACGGCGGCATTCCGGTGTTTCGCGGCTTCGCGAAGCTGATGGACCCCGCGCTGTATGCGCCGTTGCCCGACGACTGGACGGTCGGCGTCGCCGATATCGTGGAATCGACCAAGGCGATTGCGGCGCAGCGCTACAAGGCGGTCAACATGGCCGGCGCCGCGGTGGTCGCCGCCGTCACCAATGCGCTGGAGGGCCGCGAATTCCCCTTCGTGTTCGGCGGCGACGGTGCGAGTTTTGCGGTCGCGCCCGCCGATCTCGACAAGGCGCGCGAGGCCCTTGCCGCGACCGCGCGCTGGGTGCACGACGACCTCGATCTGGTGCTGCGGGTGGCGCTGGTGCCGATGGCGGCGATCCGCGCCGCGGGCGCCGATGTCCGCGTCGCGCGCTTCGGGCCGTCGGCCAATCTGTCCTATGCGATGTTCTCCGGCGGCGGCCTTGCTTACGCCGATGCCGCGATGAAGCGCGGCGCGTTCGCGGTCGATCCGGCGCCTCAGGGCACGCAGCCCGATCTGTCCGGCCTGTCCTGCCGCTTCGAGGTGATGCCGTCCGCGCGCGGCGTCATTCTGTCGGTGCTGGTGCTGCCGGCGAAGAACGCCGATCCCGCATCCTTCCGCAAGGTGATCGAGGATATCGTCGTCCGCATCGAGAAGAGCCCCGATGCCGGGCGGCCGGTGCCCGCAAGCGGCCCGCCACTGCACTGGCCGCCGCAGGGAATGGAGTACGAGGCTCGCGCACGGCGCGGCGGCCCGCTCGCGCTGCGGCGCGCCACGGTGCTCGCGTTCACGCTGTGGGCCTATACGTTGATGCGGTTCAACATTCCGGTCGGCAAGTTCGCGCCAAAACGCTATCTGCAGCAGGTGGTCGAGAACTCAGACTTCCGCAAGTTCGACGACGGCTTGCGCATGATCCTGGATTGCACGCCGGAGCTCGCCGCCGACATCGAGCAGCGCCTCGCCGCCGCAGCCGCGCAGGGCATCGT from Bradyrhizobium elkanii USDA 76 harbors:
- a CDS encoding DUF3095 domain-containing protein, which gives rise to MTGGSEIFYGGIPVFRGFAKLMDPALYAPLPDDWTVGVADIVESTKAIAAQRYKAVNMAGAAVVAAVTNALEGREFPFVFGGDGASFAVAPADLDKAREALAATARWVHDDLDLVLRVALVPMAAIRAAGADVRVARFGPSANLSYAMFSGGGLAYADAAMKRGAFAVDPAPQGTQPDLSGLSCRFEVMPSARGVILSVLVLPAKNADPASFRKVIEDIVVRIEKSPDAGRPVPASGPPLHWPPQGMEYEARARRGGPLALRRATVLAFTLWAYTLMRFNIPVGKFAPKRYLQQVVENSDFRKFDDGLRMILDCTPELAADIEQRLAAAAAQGIVRYGLHEQDAAMMTCFTPSVMRADHVHFIDGARGGYASAATVLKARAA